The Klebsiella sp. RHBSTW-00484 genome includes a window with the following:
- a CDS encoding acyltransferase, with translation MSRLLAAITLPLSIALTILVTIICSVPIIIAGLIKLLVPIPAVWRSISVFCNFMMYCWCEGLALLLHLNPWLKWDVQGIEGLNKRNWYLLISNHHSWADIVVLCVLFRKHIPMNKYFLKQQLAWVPFIGLACWALDMPFMRRYSRGYLIRHPERRGKDVETTRRSCEKFRVHPTTIVNFVEGSRFTEEKQRQTRSPYNNLLPPKAAGIAMALGVLGSQFDKLLNVTLCYPENNHRPFYDMLSGRLTRIVVRINLEPVAEDLHGDYVNDKNFKRHFQRWLNMLWEEKDRQLTEIMRQKK, from the coding sequence ATGTCGAGATTACTCGCTGCGATAACCCTTCCGCTGAGTATCGCCCTTACTATCTTAGTCACTATAATCTGCTCGGTGCCGATAATCATCGCCGGACTGATTAAACTTCTTGTGCCGATTCCTGCGGTCTGGCGCTCGATATCTGTTTTCTGCAACTTCATGATGTATTGCTGGTGTGAAGGGTTGGCACTACTGCTACATCTTAATCCGTGGTTAAAATGGGATGTTCAAGGTATTGAAGGCCTGAACAAGAGAAACTGGTATTTACTTATCAGCAACCATCACAGTTGGGCTGATATCGTGGTGCTCTGTGTGCTGTTTCGCAAACATATCCCAATGAATAAATACTTTCTCAAACAGCAACTAGCCTGGGTACCGTTTATTGGTCTTGCTTGCTGGGCCCTGGACATGCCGTTTATGCGTCGTTACTCACGTGGTTATTTAATTCGTCATCCAGAACGTCGCGGTAAAGATGTTGAAACCACCCGTCGTTCCTGCGAGAAATTCCGCGTCCACCCAACGACTATCGTTAACTTTGTCGAAGGTTCACGTTTTACTGAAGAAAAGCAGCGTCAGACTCGCTCACCCTACAATAACTTATTACCCCCAAAAGCTGCGGGTATTGCTATGGCATTGGGCGTGCTGGGATCGCAGTTTGATAAGCTGCTCAACGTGACGTTATGTTACCCAGAGAATAACCACAGGCCATTTTACGACATGCTAAGTGGTCGATTGACGCGGATTGTGGTGCGAATAAATCTGGAGCCTGTAGCTGAAGATCTACATGGCGACTATGTGAATGATAAAAACTTTAAGCGCCACTTCCAGCGTTGGTTAAATATGCTGTGGGAAGAAAAGGATCGTCAACTGACGGAAATAATGCGGCAGAAAAAATGA
- the polA gene encoding DNA polymerase I, giving the protein MVQIPENPLILVDGSSYLYRAYHAFPPLTNSAGEPTGAMYGVLNMLRSLILQYQPTHAVVVFDAKGKTFRDELFEHYKSHRPPMPDDLRAQIEPLHTMVKAMGLPLMAVPGVEADDVIGTLAREAEKAGRPVLISTGDKDMAQLVTPGITLINTMTNTILGPDEVVTKYGVPPELIIDFLALMGDSSDNIPGVPGVGEKTAQALLQGLGGLDTLYAESEKIAGLSFRGSKTMAAKLEQNKEVAYLSYQLATIKTDVELDLSCEELLVEQPAADELLTLFKKYEFKRWITDVESGKWMQAKGAKPTAKPVEVAADATDAEEETAATLSSENYVTILDEETLTAWIEKLKKAPLFAFDTETDSLDNVSANMVGLSFAVEPGIAAYVPVAHDYLDAPDQIPRDRVLELLKPLLEDNKALKVGQNLKYDRGILANYGIELRGIAFDTMLESYILDSVAGRHDMDSLSDRWLKHKTITFEEIAGKGKNQLTFNQIALEEAGRYAAEDADVTLQLHLKMWPKLQQNEGPLNIFKNIEMPLVPVLSRVERNGVKIDPAVLHAHSQEIAKRLIELEKKAYDIAGEEFNLSSPKQLQTILFEKQGIKPLKKTPGGAPSTSEEVLEELALDYPLPKVILEYRGLAKLKSTYTDKLPLMISAKTGRVHTSYHQAVTATGRLSSTDPNLQNIPVRNEEGRRIRQAFIAPEDYLIVSADYSQIELRIMAHLSRDKGLLTAFAEGKDIHRATAAEVFGLPLESVSSEQRRSAKAINFGLIYGMSAFGLARQLNIPRKEAQKYMDLYFERYPGVLDYMERTRAQAKEQGYVETLDGRRLYLPDIKSSNGARRAGAERAAINAPMQGTAADIIKRAMIAVDDWLLSEKPRVRMIMQVHDELVFEVHKDDLDTVAKKIHELMESSTTLAVPLLVEVGSGENWDQAH; this is encoded by the coding sequence ATGGTTCAGATCCCAGAAAACCCTCTCATCCTCGTTGACGGCTCCTCTTACCTTTACCGGGCATATCACGCTTTTCCCCCGCTGACTAACAGCGCTGGTGAACCGACTGGCGCAATGTACGGCGTACTGAATATGCTGCGAAGCTTGATCCTACAGTATCAACCGACTCATGCGGTCGTGGTTTTTGATGCTAAAGGGAAGACTTTCCGTGATGAATTGTTTGAGCACTATAAATCTCATCGTCCACCGATGCCGGACGATCTGCGTGCGCAGATCGAGCCGCTGCATACCATGGTTAAGGCGATGGGCTTACCTCTGATGGCTGTTCCGGGCGTTGAAGCTGATGATGTGATCGGTACACTGGCGCGTGAAGCTGAAAAGGCAGGTCGTCCAGTGCTGATTAGCACGGGTGATAAAGATATGGCTCAGTTAGTTACGCCGGGTATTACCCTGATTAACACGATGACTAACACTATTCTTGGTCCGGATGAAGTCGTCACAAAATACGGCGTTCCACCTGAACTGATCATTGATTTCCTTGCTCTCATGGGTGACTCGTCGGACAACATTCCTGGCGTCCCTGGGGTCGGCGAAAAGACCGCGCAAGCGTTACTACAGGGGCTGGGTGGGCTTGATACGCTGTATGCGGAGTCTGAGAAAATCGCCGGCCTGAGCTTCCGCGGATCTAAAACGATGGCGGCGAAGCTAGAGCAGAATAAAGAGGTCGCGTATCTCTCTTATCAGCTGGCAACGATTAAAACGGATGTTGAACTGGATTTGAGCTGTGAAGAACTGCTCGTTGAGCAACCCGCAGCGGATGAACTGCTGACGCTGTTTAAAAAGTATGAATTCAAACGCTGGATAACCGATGTTGAGTCCGGTAAATGGATGCAGGCGAAAGGCGCTAAACCTACCGCGAAACCAGTCGAAGTAGCGGCAGATGCTACAGATGCTGAAGAAGAGACAGCGGCAACGCTCTCCTCTGAAAACTATGTCACGATTCTTGATGAAGAAACGCTGACGGCGTGGATCGAAAAATTGAAGAAAGCGCCGCTTTTTGCTTTTGATACCGAAACTGACAGTCTTGATAATGTATCCGCCAATATGGTCGGCCTGTCATTCGCCGTTGAGCCAGGCATCGCAGCTTATGTACCAGTTGCTCATGACTATCTGGATGCGCCGGATCAGATCCCGCGCGACCGCGTGCTGGAACTGCTGAAGCCCTTACTGGAAGATAATAAGGCTCTGAAAGTTGGACAGAACCTTAAGTATGATCGCGGTATTCTGGCTAACTACGGTATTGAGCTGCGCGGTATTGCCTTTGATACCATGCTGGAGTCCTACATTCTTGACAGCGTAGCGGGCCGCCATGATATGGATAGCCTTTCCGATCGCTGGTTGAAGCACAAAACTATTACCTTTGAAGAGATTGCCGGCAAGGGTAAAAATCAGCTCACCTTTAATCAAATCGCACTGGAAGAAGCAGGTCGTTACGCGGCGGAAGATGCTGACGTGACTCTGCAACTGCATTTGAAGATGTGGCCAAAGCTTCAGCAGAATGAAGGCCCGCTGAACATCTTTAAAAATATAGAAATGCCGTTAGTGCCAGTGTTATCCCGCGTTGAGCGCAACGGCGTGAAGATTGACCCAGCCGTGCTGCATGCGCATTCTCAGGAAATCGCCAAGCGCCTGATTGAGCTGGAGAAGAAGGCATATGATATTGCAGGTGAAGAGTTTAACCTCTCATCGCCTAAGCAGCTGCAAACCATCCTGTTTGAAAAACAAGGGATTAAACCACTGAAGAAGACGCCGGGCGGCGCTCCGTCTACGTCGGAAGAGGTGTTGGAAGAGCTGGCTCTGGATTATCCGCTGCCAAAAGTTATCCTTGAATATCGTGGCCTGGCAAAACTCAAATCCACTTATACCGATAAGCTGCCGCTGATGATCAGCGCGAAAACGGGTCGCGTGCATACATCTTATCACCAGGCGGTCACTGCAACGGGACGCCTGTCATCTACCGATCCGAACCTGCAGAACATTCCGGTACGTAACGAAGAAGGACGCCGTATTCGTCAGGCGTTTATTGCTCCGGAAGATTACCTCATTGTCTCCGCCGACTACTCGCAAATTGAATTGCGCATTATGGCGCACCTGTCGCGCGATAAGGGTTTGCTAACCGCGTTTGCGGAGGGGAAAGATATCCACCGTGCTACTGCGGCAGAGGTTTTTGGTTTACCGCTTGAAAGCGTGAGCAGCGAACAACGACGCAGCGCAAAGGCCATCAACTTTGGCCTGATTTACGGGATGAGCGCATTTGGCCTTGCGCGACAGCTCAATATTCCGCGTAAAGAAGCGCAGAAATATATGGACCTCTACTTTGAGCGCTATCCAGGTGTGCTGGATTATATGGAGCGTACCCGTGCGCAGGCAAAAGAGCAGGGGTATGTTGAAACGCTCGATGGCCGCCGACTCTATTTGCCGGACATTAAATCCAGCAACGGAGCACGTCGCGCTGGCGCTGAGCGTGCGGCAATCAACGCGCCGATGCAGGGAACTGCTGCGGATATCATTAAACGTGCAATGATCGCTGTAGATGATTGGTTGTTAAGTGAAAAACCGCGAGTGCGTATGATCATGCAGGTACACGATGAATTAGTCTTCGAAGTTCATAAAGACGATTTAGATACGGTCGCGAAAAAGATCCACGAACTGATGGAAAGCAGCACGACGCTGGCAGTTCCGCTGCTGGTAGAAGTGGGGAGTGGGGAAAATTGGGATCAAGCGCACTAA